One part of the Parambassis ranga chromosome 8, fParRan2.1, whole genome shotgun sequence genome encodes these proteins:
- the mapk8ip3 gene encoding C-Jun-amino-terminal kinase-interacting protein 3 isoform X16 → MMELQIDEVVYQDDYGSGSVMSERVSGLANSIYREFERLIRSYDEEVVKELMPLVVNVLENLDAVLTENQEHEVELELLKEDNEQLITQYEREKALRKQAEEKFIEFEDALEAEKKDLQVQVEFLELQGKQLELKAKNYADQITRLEERESDMKKQYNALHQRHTEMIQTYVEHIERSKMQQVGSNSQSDGPGCGRTQRHTWRKSKAERPPSLSLYPSGEGMEDGSESDSVAATPSSTGSKSNTPTSSVPSATVTPINEGFLPPSDFDVMRAGNRRKGGKRHSRNMEVQVSQETRNVSIGMGSSDEWSEFQEIIDSTPELDMCVDPRVYGGGNSPSQGIVNEAFGINTDSLYHEIKDAKSDIIGDVDAGAELLGEFSVRDDFFGMGKEVENLLTENKQLLETKNALNIVKNDLIAKVDELSGEKEVLREELEAVRQSKNKVDARVKELEEELRRLRAEALGASRDSKDEGGDDFSSPMEGGDMTMAQRRRFTRVEMARVLMERNQYKERLMELQEAVRWTEMIRASRESPPIQEKKKSTIWQFFARLFSTSSSPPPVKRPYYSVNIHYKSPALSQRRSHTMCQISTSNRTLEFFPEDDSAMLARREQRREQYRQVREHMRRDDGIMQACGWSVPSRFKQTGGQTDSAQDSPLKRQQTTNEKEDNRMKNVPVPVYCRPLVEKDPNRKLWCAAGVDLTGWRASSQEMAPSKAPSGGSDPLHAEEDGAEKKNSHTSPEKKKSKELQETDTMSSRVWILTSTHSASKVVIIDANQPGSLVDQFNVCNAHVLCISSVPAASESDYPAGEIVLDPGDGGAGAGGGGVGGGGVGVGGGGGDDTSGVEGMLAGITLVGCATNCSVARSNCSSRTDTPIMDKGQAPTAPPMNGKIHPAQSAEEATEATEVSESTSSQTEMGSGPPGPFMEHVFTDPQPRAADTSDRNSGQSKEDTSHHPESEDGGEEGKNYTSVAPTMWLGAQNGWLYVHSAVGNWKKCLHSIKLKDSVLSLVHVKGRVLVALADGTLAIFHRSEDGQWDLSNYHLMDLGRPHHSIRCMAVVHDKVWCGYKNKIHVIQPKSMQIEKSFDAHPRRESQVRQLAWIGDGVWVSIRLDSTLRLYHAHTHQHLQDVDIEPYVSKMLGTGKLGFSFVRITALLIGGNRLWVGTGNGVIISIPLTETVVLHRGQLLGLRANKVSPTSSGGVIHVYGDDGSEKSSGSFIPYCSMAQAQLCFHGHRDAVKFFVSVPGNVLATLNGSVLDSPSEGQGSTAPTETEAQSVQNVLVLSGGEGYIDFRIGDGEDDETEEGDSGGTSQIKPALCKAERSHIIVWQVSYIPE, encoded by the exons ATGATGGAGCTACAGATAGACGAGGTGGTCTACCAGGACGACTACGGCTCCGGCTCCGTCATGTCGGAGCGGGTGTCCGGCCTGGCTAACAGCATTTACCGGGAGTTCGAGCGGCTGATCCGCAGCTACGACGAGGAGGTGGTGAAGGAGCTGATGCCGCTGGTGGTGAACGTCCTGGAGAACCTGGACGCGGTGCTGACGGAGAACCAGGAGCACgaggtggagctggagctgctgaaggaggACAACGAGCAGCTCATCACCCAGTACGAGCGGGAGAAGGCGCTGAGGAAGCAGGCGGAGGAG aAATTTATAGAATTTGAGGATGCACTGGAGGCCGAGAAGAAGGATCTGCAGGTGCAGGTGGAGTTTTTGGAGCTGCAGGGAAAGCAGCTGGAGCTCAAAGCAAAGAACTACGCTGACCAGA tcACCCGGCTGGAAGAGCGAGAATCAGACATGAAGAAGCAGTACAACGCTCTGCACCAGCGCCACACTGAG ATGATCCAGACTTATGTCGAGCACATAGAGCGGTCCAAAATGCAGCAGGTGGGCAgtaacagccaatcagacgggCCCGGCTGTGGACGAAC TCAACGCCACACATGGAGGAAAAG CAAAGCGGAGCGCCCGCCGTCGTTGAGCCTGTATCCCAGCGGCGAGGGCATG GAGGATGGATCGGAGTCCGACTCGGTGGCCGCCACACCTAGCAGCACAGGCAGCAAGTCCAACACGCCCACCTCCTCCGTCCCATCCGCCACCGTCACACCCATCAATGAGGGCTTCCTCCCACCTTCTGACTTTGACGTCATGCGGGCTGGGAACCGCAGGAAAGGTGGCAAACGTCACAGCCGGAACATGGAGGTGCAGGTTTCTCAGGAGACGCGGAATGTCAGCATTG gaaTGGGAAGCAGCGACGAGTGGTCTGAATTTCAGGAGATCATCGATTCCACTCCGGAGCTGGACATGTGTGTGGACCCCCGCGTGTACGGAGGAGGAAACAG cccCTCTCAGGGCATCGTCAACGAGGCCTTCGGCATCAACACTGACTCTCTGTACCACGAGATCAAAGACGCCAAGTCGGACATCATCGGGGACGTGGATGCAGGCGCCGAGCTGCTCG GCGAGTTCTCAG TCCGTGATGATTTCTTCG GGATGGGTAAGGAGGTGGAGAACCTGCTGACGGAGAACAAACAGCTTCTAGAGACCAA AAATGCTCTCAACATTGTGAAAAACGACCTCATTGCCAAAGTGGACGAGCTGTCGGGGGAGAAGGAGGTGctgagggaggagctggaggcggTGAGGCAGTCCAAGAACAAGGTGGACGCCCGAgtcaaagagctggaggaagaactcaggag gttAAGAGCTGAAGCTCTCGGCGCGTCTCGGGACTCAAAGGATGAAGGAGGCGATGAC TTTTCATCACCCATGGAAGGTGGAGACATGACGATGGCCCAGCGGCGGCGCTTCACGCGGGTGGAGATGGCCCGCGTGCTGATGGAGAGGAACCAGTACAAGGAAAGGCTGATGGAGCTGCAGGAGGCGGTGCGGTGGACGGAGATGATCCG AGCGTCCAGGGAGAGTCCCCCCAtccaggagaagaagaagtccACCATCTGGCAGTT CTTCGCTCGTCTCTTCAGCACGTCGTCCAGCCCGCCGCCGGTCAAACGGCCATACTACAGCGTCAACATCCACTACAAGTCTCCGGCTTTGTCTCAGCGACGCAGCCACACCATGTGTCAGATCTCCACCTCCAACCGCACGCTGGAGTTCTTCCCTGAAGA TGACTCGGCAATGTTGGCACGCCGAGAGCAGCGGCGTGAGCAGTACAGGCAGGTCCGTGAGCACATGCGCCGCGATGACGGCATCATGCAGGCCTGCGGCTGGAGCGTGCCGTCTCGCTTCAAACAG ACTGGTGGTCAGACGGACAGCGCTCAGGACAGCCCGCTGAAGAGACAACAG ACCACCAACGAGAAGGAGGACAACCGCATGAAGAACGTCCCTGTCCCGGTGTACTGTCGCCCCCTGGTGGAGAAGGACCCCAACAGGAAG TTGTGGTGTGCAGCTGGAGTAGACCTGACCGGATGGAGGGCCAGCAGCCAGGAGATGGCCCCGTCCAAAGCACCATCGGGCGGCAGCGACCCGCTGCACGCTGAGGAGGAcggagcagagaagaagaacagcCACACGTCTCCCGAGAAGAAGAAG tCAAAGGAGCTCCAGGAAACGGACACCATGAGCAGCCGGGTGTGGATCCTCACCAGCACCCACTCTGCCAGCAAGGTGGTCATCATCGACGCCAACCAGCCGGGCTCGCTGGTCGACCAGTTCAACGTCTGCAACGCCCACGTCCTCTGCATCTCCAGCGTGCCTG ctgccAGTGAGAGCGATTATCCAGCAGGAGAGATAGTGTTGGATCCGGGTGatggtggagcaggagcaggtggaggaggagtaggaggaggaggagtaggagtaggtggaggaggtggagacgACACCAGCGGGGTGGAGGGCATGTTGGCGGGCATCACACTTGTCGGGTGCGCCACCAACTGCAGCGTCGCCCGTAGCAACTGCTCGTCACGCACAGACACTCCCATCATGGACAAAGGACAAG CTCCAACCGCTCCGCCCATGAACGGGAAGATCCACCCAGCTCAGTCAGCGGAGGAGgccacagaggccacagagGTTTCTGAGTCCACATCGAGCCAAACAGAAATGGGATCTGGACCTCCAGGACCATTTATGGAGCACGTCTTCACCGATCCTCAGCCGCGAGCTGCAGATACCTCTGACAG GAACTCAGGCCAGTCCAAAGAGGACACGTCTCATCATCCAGAGTCAGAGGACGGAGGCGAGGAGGGAAAAAACTACACCAGCGTGGCTCCAACCATGTGGCTCGGAGCTCAGAACGGCTG GCTTTACGTCCACTCAGCTGTGGGAAACTGGAAGAAATGTCTCCACTCCATTAAGCTCAAAGACTCGGTGCTCAGCctggt GCATGTTAAAGGTCGAGTGCTGGTCGCTCTCGCTGACGGGACACTCGCCATATTCCACCGatcagaag ACGGTCAGTGGGATCTGTCCAACTACCACCTAATGGATCTCGGCCGACCTCATCACTCCATCCGCTGCATGGCCGTCGTCCACGATAAAGTGTGGTGCGGCTACAAGAACAAGATCCACGTCATTCAGCCCAAAAGCATGCAGATAGAG AAGTCCTTCGACGCTCACCCTCGCAGGGAGAGTCAGGTGCGGCAGCTAGCGTGGATTGGCGACGGCGTCTGGGTGTCGATCCGGCTCGACTCCACCTTACGTCTCTAccacgcgcacacacaccagcacctGCAGGACGTGGACATCGAGCCGTACGTCAGCAAAATGCTGG GAACCGGAAAGCTCGGCTTCTCCTTTGTGCGAATCACAGCGCTTCTGATTGGTGGAAATCGGCTCTGGGTGGGGACAGGAAATGGCGTCATCATCTCCATCCCACTGACAGAGA CGGTGGTCCTTCACCGGGGACAGCTCCTGGGTTTGAGGG CCAATAAGGTGTCTCCCACGTCCTCCGGCGGCGTGATCCACGTTTACGGCGATGATGGCTCGGAGAAGAGCAGCGGCAGCTTCATCCCTTACTGCTCGATGGCGCAGGCTCAGCTTTGTTTCCATGGACACCGGGATGCTGTCAAGTTCTTTGTGTCTGTACCAG GAAATGTTCTGGCCACACTAAACGGCAGCGTGCTGGACAGTCCGTCAGAGGGTCAGGGCTCCACGGCGCCCACGGAGACGGAGGCTCAGAGCGTTCAGAACGTGTTGGTGCTGAGCGGAGGCGAGGGCTACATCGACTTCCGTATAG GTGACGGCGAGGATGACGAGACGGAGGAAGGAGACAGTGGCGGCACTTCTCAGATAAAACCTGCTCTGTGCAAAGCTGAGCGAAGCCACATCATCGTCTGGCAGGTGTCTTACATACCTGAGTGA
- the mapk8ip3 gene encoding C-Jun-amino-terminal kinase-interacting protein 3 isoform X17, whose protein sequence is MMELQIDEVVYQDDYGSGSVMSERVSGLANSIYREFERLIRSYDEEVVKELMPLVVNVLENLDAVLTENQEHEVELELLKEDNEQLITQYEREKALRKQAEEKFIEFEDALEAEKKDLQVQVEFLELQGKQLELKAKNYADQITRLEERESDMKKQYNALHQRHTEMIQTYVEHIERSKMQQVGSNSQSDGPGCGRTKAERPPSLSLYPSGEGMVRGGLGGARMMPGKDIWQVSELGQSSFSSAYQEDGSESDSVAATPSSTGSKSNTPTSSVPSATVTPINEGFLPPSDFDVMRAGNRRKGGKRHSRNMEVQVSQETRNVSIGMGSSDEWSEFQEIIDSTPELDMCVDPRVYGGGNSPSQGIVNEAFGINTDSLYHEIKDAKSDIIGDVDAGAELLGEFSVRDDFFGMGKEVENLLTENKQLLETKNALNIVKNDLIAKVDELSGEKEVLREELEAVRQSKNKVDARVKELEEELRRLRAEALGASRDSKDEGGDDFSSPMEGGDMTMAQRRRFTRVEMARVLMERNQYKERLMELQEAVRWTEMIRASRESPPIQEKKKSTIWQFFARLFSTSSSPPPVKRPYYSVNIHYKSPALSQRRSHTMCQISTSNRTLEFFPEDDSAMLARREQRREQYRQVREHMRRDDGIMQACGWSVPSRFKQTGGQTDSAQDSPLKRQQTTNEKEDNRMKNVPVPVYCRPLVEKDPNRKLWCAAGVDLTGWRASSQEMAPSKAPSGGSDPLHAEEDGAEKKNSHTSPEKKKSKELQETDTMSSRVWILTSTHSASKVVIIDANQPGSLVDQFNVCNAHVLCISSVPAASESDYPAGEIVLDPGDGGAGAGGGGVGGGGVGVGGGGGDDTSGVEGMLAGITLVGCATNCSVARSNCSSRTDTPIMDKGQAPTAPPMNGKIHPAQSAEEATEATEVSESTSSQTEMGSGPPGPFMEHVFTDPQPRAADTSDRNSGQSKEDTSHHPESEDGGEEGKNYTSVAPTMWLGAQNGWLYVHSAVGNWKKCLHSIKLKDSVLSLVHVKGRVLVALADGTLAIFHRSEDGQWDLSNYHLMDLGRPHHSIRCMAVVHDKVWCGYKNKIHVIQPKSMQIEKSFDAHPRRESQVRQLAWIGDGVWVSIRLDSTLRLYHAHTHQHLQDVDIEPYVSKMLGTGKLGFSFVRITALLIGGNRLWVGTGNGVIISIPLTETVVLHRGQLLGLRANKVSPTSSGGVIHVYGDDGSEKSSGSFIPYCSMAQAQLCFHGHRDAVKFFVSVPGNVLATLNGSVLDSPSEGQGSTAPTETEAQSVQNVLVLSGGEGYIDFRIGDGEDDETEEGDSGGTSQIKPALCKAERSHIIVWQVSYIPE, encoded by the exons ATGATGGAGCTACAGATAGACGAGGTGGTCTACCAGGACGACTACGGCTCCGGCTCCGTCATGTCGGAGCGGGTGTCCGGCCTGGCTAACAGCATTTACCGGGAGTTCGAGCGGCTGATCCGCAGCTACGACGAGGAGGTGGTGAAGGAGCTGATGCCGCTGGTGGTGAACGTCCTGGAGAACCTGGACGCGGTGCTGACGGAGAACCAGGAGCACgaggtggagctggagctgctgaaggaggACAACGAGCAGCTCATCACCCAGTACGAGCGGGAGAAGGCGCTGAGGAAGCAGGCGGAGGAG aAATTTATAGAATTTGAGGATGCACTGGAGGCCGAGAAGAAGGATCTGCAGGTGCAGGTGGAGTTTTTGGAGCTGCAGGGAAAGCAGCTGGAGCTCAAAGCAAAGAACTACGCTGACCAGA tcACCCGGCTGGAAGAGCGAGAATCAGACATGAAGAAGCAGTACAACGCTCTGCACCAGCGCCACACTGAG ATGATCCAGACTTATGTCGAGCACATAGAGCGGTCCAAAATGCAGCAGGTGGGCAgtaacagccaatcagacgggCCCGGCTGTGGACGAAC CAAAGCGGAGCGCCCGCCGTCGTTGAGCCTGTATCCCAGCGGCGAGGGCATGGTACGTGGGGGTCTCGGGGGGGCTAGGATGATGCCCGGGAAAGACATCTGGCAGGTCAGCGAGCTCGGCCAGTCCAGCTTCAGCTCCGCCTATCAG GAGGATGGATCGGAGTCCGACTCGGTGGCCGCCACACCTAGCAGCACAGGCAGCAAGTCCAACACGCCCACCTCCTCCGTCCCATCCGCCACCGTCACACCCATCAATGAGGGCTTCCTCCCACCTTCTGACTTTGACGTCATGCGGGCTGGGAACCGCAGGAAAGGTGGCAAACGTCACAGCCGGAACATGGAGGTGCAGGTTTCTCAGGAGACGCGGAATGTCAGCATTG gaaTGGGAAGCAGCGACGAGTGGTCTGAATTTCAGGAGATCATCGATTCCACTCCGGAGCTGGACATGTGTGTGGACCCCCGCGTGTACGGAGGAGGAAACAG cccCTCTCAGGGCATCGTCAACGAGGCCTTCGGCATCAACACTGACTCTCTGTACCACGAGATCAAAGACGCCAAGTCGGACATCATCGGGGACGTGGATGCAGGCGCCGAGCTGCTCG GCGAGTTCTCAG TCCGTGATGATTTCTTCG GGATGGGTAAGGAGGTGGAGAACCTGCTGACGGAGAACAAACAGCTTCTAGAGACCAA AAATGCTCTCAACATTGTGAAAAACGACCTCATTGCCAAAGTGGACGAGCTGTCGGGGGAGAAGGAGGTGctgagggaggagctggaggcggTGAGGCAGTCCAAGAACAAGGTGGACGCCCGAgtcaaagagctggaggaagaactcaggag gttAAGAGCTGAAGCTCTCGGCGCGTCTCGGGACTCAAAGGATGAAGGAGGCGATGAC TTTTCATCACCCATGGAAGGTGGAGACATGACGATGGCCCAGCGGCGGCGCTTCACGCGGGTGGAGATGGCCCGCGTGCTGATGGAGAGGAACCAGTACAAGGAAAGGCTGATGGAGCTGCAGGAGGCGGTGCGGTGGACGGAGATGATCCG AGCGTCCAGGGAGAGTCCCCCCAtccaggagaagaagaagtccACCATCTGGCAGTT CTTCGCTCGTCTCTTCAGCACGTCGTCCAGCCCGCCGCCGGTCAAACGGCCATACTACAGCGTCAACATCCACTACAAGTCTCCGGCTTTGTCTCAGCGACGCAGCCACACCATGTGTCAGATCTCCACCTCCAACCGCACGCTGGAGTTCTTCCCTGAAGA TGACTCGGCAATGTTGGCACGCCGAGAGCAGCGGCGTGAGCAGTACAGGCAGGTCCGTGAGCACATGCGCCGCGATGACGGCATCATGCAGGCCTGCGGCTGGAGCGTGCCGTCTCGCTTCAAACAG ACTGGTGGTCAGACGGACAGCGCTCAGGACAGCCCGCTGAAGAGACAACAG ACCACCAACGAGAAGGAGGACAACCGCATGAAGAACGTCCCTGTCCCGGTGTACTGTCGCCCCCTGGTGGAGAAGGACCCCAACAGGAAG TTGTGGTGTGCAGCTGGAGTAGACCTGACCGGATGGAGGGCCAGCAGCCAGGAGATGGCCCCGTCCAAAGCACCATCGGGCGGCAGCGACCCGCTGCACGCTGAGGAGGAcggagcagagaagaagaacagcCACACGTCTCCCGAGAAGAAGAAG tCAAAGGAGCTCCAGGAAACGGACACCATGAGCAGCCGGGTGTGGATCCTCACCAGCACCCACTCTGCCAGCAAGGTGGTCATCATCGACGCCAACCAGCCGGGCTCGCTGGTCGACCAGTTCAACGTCTGCAACGCCCACGTCCTCTGCATCTCCAGCGTGCCTG ctgccAGTGAGAGCGATTATCCAGCAGGAGAGATAGTGTTGGATCCGGGTGatggtggagcaggagcaggtggaggaggagtaggaggaggaggagtaggagtaggtggaggaggtggagacgACACCAGCGGGGTGGAGGGCATGTTGGCGGGCATCACACTTGTCGGGTGCGCCACCAACTGCAGCGTCGCCCGTAGCAACTGCTCGTCACGCACAGACACTCCCATCATGGACAAAGGACAAG CTCCAACCGCTCCGCCCATGAACGGGAAGATCCACCCAGCTCAGTCAGCGGAGGAGgccacagaggccacagagGTTTCTGAGTCCACATCGAGCCAAACAGAAATGGGATCTGGACCTCCAGGACCATTTATGGAGCACGTCTTCACCGATCCTCAGCCGCGAGCTGCAGATACCTCTGACAG GAACTCAGGCCAGTCCAAAGAGGACACGTCTCATCATCCAGAGTCAGAGGACGGAGGCGAGGAGGGAAAAAACTACACCAGCGTGGCTCCAACCATGTGGCTCGGAGCTCAGAACGGCTG GCTTTACGTCCACTCAGCTGTGGGAAACTGGAAGAAATGTCTCCACTCCATTAAGCTCAAAGACTCGGTGCTCAGCctggt GCATGTTAAAGGTCGAGTGCTGGTCGCTCTCGCTGACGGGACACTCGCCATATTCCACCGatcagaag ACGGTCAGTGGGATCTGTCCAACTACCACCTAATGGATCTCGGCCGACCTCATCACTCCATCCGCTGCATGGCCGTCGTCCACGATAAAGTGTGGTGCGGCTACAAGAACAAGATCCACGTCATTCAGCCCAAAAGCATGCAGATAGAG AAGTCCTTCGACGCTCACCCTCGCAGGGAGAGTCAGGTGCGGCAGCTAGCGTGGATTGGCGACGGCGTCTGGGTGTCGATCCGGCTCGACTCCACCTTACGTCTCTAccacgcgcacacacaccagcacctGCAGGACGTGGACATCGAGCCGTACGTCAGCAAAATGCTGG GAACCGGAAAGCTCGGCTTCTCCTTTGTGCGAATCACAGCGCTTCTGATTGGTGGAAATCGGCTCTGGGTGGGGACAGGAAATGGCGTCATCATCTCCATCCCACTGACAGAGA CGGTGGTCCTTCACCGGGGACAGCTCCTGGGTTTGAGGG CCAATAAGGTGTCTCCCACGTCCTCCGGCGGCGTGATCCACGTTTACGGCGATGATGGCTCGGAGAAGAGCAGCGGCAGCTTCATCCCTTACTGCTCGATGGCGCAGGCTCAGCTTTGTTTCCATGGACACCGGGATGCTGTCAAGTTCTTTGTGTCTGTACCAG GAAATGTTCTGGCCACACTAAACGGCAGCGTGCTGGACAGTCCGTCAGAGGGTCAGGGCTCCACGGCGCCCACGGAGACGGAGGCTCAGAGCGTTCAGAACGTGTTGGTGCTGAGCGGAGGCGAGGGCTACATCGACTTCCGTATAG GTGACGGCGAGGATGACGAGACGGAGGAAGGAGACAGTGGCGGCACTTCTCAGATAAAACCTGCTCTGTGCAAAGCTGAGCGAAGCCACATCATCGTCTGGCAGGTGTCTTACATACCTGAGTGA